One stretch of Chroococcidiopsis sp. CCMEE 29 DNA includes these proteins:
- a CDS encoding ScyD/ScyE family protein, protein MLKNFIIVATGAALITFGGGEAIQAASFEVIASGLDNPRGLTFGPDGALYVTEAGRGGTEPLITLRGQEYFYGATSQVIRIQNGIIESVVTGLPSFALADGSDATGAHDIAFDTSGNALVTLGWGGGSSSQRDSLGIPDFGNLISINKFDGGSSWKKVADLAAFENLNNPDDGAIDSNPFYFLIQDNTAVIADAGANALLGVGLDTGEIKVESVFARRLVPNPTGGPDIPMEAVPTSVAIAPDGTFNVSQLTGFPFPQYGARIYQVDGNEPEIYADGFTNIIDFTLDNNSNLLVLEYATNSILSGDPTGALIRVAPDGTRTTIASEGLISPTALAIGSDDNIYVVNNGNSAGEGEILRIKATSVSEPSSMLGLLVLGACGTVSQLWRKHKWKRNIFVGYRN, encoded by the coding sequence ATGCTTAAAAACTTCATCATCGTTGCTACAGGGGCAGCATTAATTACTTTCGGAGGTGGAGAAGCGATACAGGCAGCAAGCTTTGAGGTCATAGCAAGTGGTCTTGATAATCCAAGAGGGCTTACCTTTGGTCCAGACGGCGCTCTATACGTTACGGAGGCAGGTAGAGGAGGGACAGAACCCTTGATTACACTACGTGGTCAGGAGTACTTTTATGGTGCAACTAGCCAGGTAATACGCATTCAAAACGGCATAATTGAGTCTGTAGTGACTGGTCTCCCATCCTTCGCTTTAGCTGATGGTAGTGATGCCACTGGTGCCCACGACATTGCCTTTGATACGTCTGGTAACGCCCTTGTGACTCTGGGTTGGGGTGGTGGAAGTTCAAGCCAGCGCGATTCCCTGGGCATTCCTGATTTCGGAAATCTTATCTCCATTAATAAATTTGATGGCGGCTCTTCTTGGAAGAAGGTAGCCGATCTGGCAGCCTTTGAGAATTTAAATAATCCTGATGATGGAGCGATTGATAGCAACCCCTTTTACTTCTTAATTCAAGATAATACTGCTGTTATTGCTGATGCTGGAGCAAACGCTCTTCTGGGCGTGGGACTTGATACTGGTGAGATTAAAGTAGAGTCTGTGTTTGCTCGACGCCTTGTGCCTAACCCCACTGGTGGTCCCGATATTCCTATGGAGGCAGTACCGACATCCGTTGCAATTGCTCCCGATGGTACCTTTAATGTCAGCCAACTCACTGGGTTTCCTTTTCCGCAATATGGAGCTCGGATCTATCAAGTTGATGGTAATGAGCCAGAAATTTACGCTGATGGCTTCACGAACATAATTGATTTTACTCTCGATAACAATAGCAATTTACTTGTCCTAGAATACGCCACTAACTCTATCCTGTCGGGAGACCCAACTGGTGCACTAATTCGGGTCGCTCCTGATGGCACTCGCACAACAATTGCCAGTGAGGGACTCATCTCTCCTACCGCCCTAGCGATTGGCTCTGATGATAATATCTATGTTGTAAACAATGGCAACAGTGCAGGAGAAGGGGAAATTCTTCGTATTAAAGCGACTTCAGTCTCGGAACCTAGTTCTATGCTAGGTTTGTTAGTTTTGGGAGCTTGCGGTACGGTTTCCCAGCTATGGCGCAAGCATAAATGGAAGCGTAATATATTTGTAGGTTATAGAAATTAA